Proteins from a single region of Actinomycetota bacterium:
- a CDS encoding heavy-metal-associated domain-containing protein, protein MTTETLSVPDISCDHCQRTIESALGGIPGVHGAAVDVAARTVQITYDDAAVTPATIRTTLAEEGYEVAG, encoded by the coding sequence ATGACCACCGAGACCCTCTCGGTCCCGGACATCTCCTGCGACCACTGCCAGCGGACCATCGAATCCGCCCTCGGCGGCATTCCCGGCGTCCACGGCGCCGCCGTCGACGTCGCCGCCCGGACCGTCCAGATCACCTACGACGACGCGGCCGTCACCCCCGCCACCATCCGCACCACCCTGGCCGAGGAGGGCTACGAGGTCGCCGGCTGA